A region from the Helcococcus ovis genome encodes:
- a CDS encoding CPBP family intramembrane glutamic endopeptidase: MKKVYKILLIYTFIMALGIFVSKHIYHVEYSNPNFIKMILPFLSVLTIFSLIIYNKYRVDIDTDKSNCIIVNGLFAALLSIGIFTIYKKFSFSTSFFVPLIGAILVGISEELIYRGVLFTNLHKEKGFTKALIISASAFSLLHAVNILGGLAFNQVLSQLISTFVAGLFFATVYKYTKNILLIVIYHATWDYVLLSGISKQHLIVQILFLIFVLVEIIITFVLFKRIKK; this comes from the coding sequence ATGAAAAAAGTTTATAAAATATTATTAATTTATACATTTATCATGGCACTTGGTATTTTCGTATCAAAACATATTTATCATGTAGAATATAGTAATCCAAACTTTATCAAGATGATATTGCCATTTTTATCTGTTTTGACTATATTTTCTTTAATAATTTATAATAAATATAGAGTAGATATTGATACCGACAAGTCAAATTGTATTATTGTTAATGGTCTATTTGCTGCGTTGCTATCTATAGGTATTTTTACAATTTATAAAAAATTTAGTTTTTCAACTTCATTTTTTGTACCTTTGATTGGAGCTATACTTGTAGGCATAAGTGAAGAACTTATATATAGGGGAGTTCTGTTTACTAATTTACATAAAGAAAAAGGGTTTACAAAAGCCTTGATAATATCAGCATCAGCTTTTTCATTATTGCATGCAGTTAATATATTGGGAGGACTTGCATTTAATCAAGTTTTATCACAATTAATTTCCACTTTTGTTGCAGGATTATTTTTTGCAACAGTTTATAAATACACTAAAAATATATTATTGATTGTAATTTATCATGCGACTTGGGATTATGTGCTTTTAAGTGGTATAAGTAAACAGCATCTAATTGTGCAAATATTATTTTTAATATTTGTTTTAGTGGAAATTATAATTACATTTGTTTTATTTAAGCGAATAAAAAAATAG